One Candidatus Paceibacterota bacterium genomic region harbors:
- a CDS encoding DNA-directed RNA polymerase subunit beta, giving the protein MASSTPIVKKYFSKYKPPLADLPAPIEMQRNSYKWLLEDGLKEVFKEFSVIHDYSGKKFDLSFVSFKLDEPKYDDFYAKENKLSYETPLRAIVRLTNKVLGQEKDQEIFLTDFPLMTEHGTFVVNGVERIVVPQLARSFGIFFTALEIKGKNFFGAKVIPARGSWIELETDSDDIMYVRVDRRRKIPVSSFLRVLSGKKDEEIKKDFADLPDGLKMIELAFAKDHAKTVEDSYVEMYKRLRDNDLANADSAKEYIESLFGEDRYDLSHVGRYRFNKRFGMDMGAKAMSKRTLNYEDILATVRHILELNANPEALPDDIDHLGLRRVRPVGEMFQLKVRLGLAQMKRNTQDRMSTIDTGTVMPVQVVNPRPLQARIKEFFTTNQLSQLAGQENVLSELEHLRRLSALGPGGLTRERAGFEVRDVHTSHYGRVCPIQTPEGPNIGLILTLSSYARINDLGIIEAPYRRVKNGKITDEVVYLNALEEESYNIAHAGVAYDAKGKFTEEKVEARIKANPGMANRDDIDFIDVAPNQAFSLATSMIPFLEHDNANRSLMGTNMQRQATPCIVPEYPVVSTGMEAQIATATGRLVVAKNDGVVEKVDSRKIVVKTNGGDRDEYPLVNFARTNDFTAFHQRPIVSLKQEVKKGEVLADTSSTDQGQIALGQNALVGFMSWGGANYEDAIIISERIVKNSKFASIHVEEFSISVRDTKLGPEVTTHDIPNVGESKLKDLDEDGIVRIGAEVGPNDILVGKITPKGETELTPEERLLRSIFGEKSRDVKDTSLRMGHGKRGRVIGVKVFSRDKGAKLESGIIKKVYIEVAQLRSVSVGDKLAGRHGNKGIISRILPEEDMPYMADGTPIDVILTPLGVPSRMNLGQIFEMHMGLTATRGGYQAVVPTFLGATTEEIKDELVSSGLAESGKVTLYDGLTGEKFEQDIAIGVMYILKLHHMVEDKIHMRSIGPYSLITQQPLGGKAQGGGQRFGEMEVWALEGYGAAHMLREMLTIKSDDIVGRSATFDAIVKGEKIREPNIPASFNVLLSELKGLALDVQLEKLDKQKSDEE; this is encoded by the coding sequence ATGGCATCATCCACGCCCATCGTTAAGAAATATTTTTCGAAATACAAACCGCCGTTGGCCGATCTGCCTGCTCCAATCGAGATGCAGAGAAACTCGTATAAGTGGTTGCTCGAGGACGGTCTTAAAGAAGTCTTTAAAGAATTTTCCGTCATTCACGACTATTCCGGCAAGAAGTTCGACCTCTCATTCGTCTCTTTTAAACTTGATGAGCCTAAATATGACGATTTTTACGCTAAAGAAAATAAGTTAAGTTATGAGACTCCGCTCCGCGCCATCGTCCGTTTGACCAACAAAGTTCTTGGCCAGGAGAAGGATCAGGAGATATTTTTGACGGACTTTCCCCTCATGACCGAGCATGGCACATTCGTAGTGAACGGCGTTGAGCGCATTGTCGTGCCCCAGCTGGCCAGAAGCTTCGGTATCTTCTTCACCGCGCTCGAAATTAAAGGCAAAAATTTCTTCGGTGCCAAAGTTATTCCGGCTCGCGGTTCGTGGATTGAGCTTGAGACCGATTCTGATGACATTATGTATGTGCGCGTAGACAGACGCCGCAAAATTCCCGTCAGCTCATTCTTACGCGTTCTCTCTGGCAAGAAGGATGAGGAGATCAAAAAGGATTTTGCCGACCTCCCAGACGGTTTGAAGATGATCGAGCTTGCCTTCGCCAAAGACCATGCCAAGACTGTTGAGGACTCATATGTAGAAATGTACAAACGCCTTCGCGATAATGACCTCGCGAACGCCGATAGCGCCAAGGAATATATAGAATCGTTATTCGGAGAAGATCGCTATGATTTGTCGCACGTCGGCCGATATCGCTTCAATAAGCGCTTCGGAATGGATATGGGCGCTAAGGCAATGTCCAAGCGCACGCTTAATTATGAAGATATTCTGGCCACTGTGCGCCATATTCTTGAGCTAAATGCCAATCCGGAGGCTTTGCCGGATGATATAGACCACCTCGGTCTCCGCCGTGTTCGCCCCGTTGGAGAAATGTTCCAGCTCAAGGTTCGTCTCGGCCTGGCGCAGATGAAGCGCAACACGCAAGACAGAATGTCGACTATCGACACCGGTACGGTTATGCCGGTACAAGTCGTCAATCCGCGACCACTCCAGGCACGTATCAAAGAATTCTTTACTACCAACCAACTTTCACAATTGGCCGGTCAGGAGAACGTCTTGTCGGAGCTCGAACACTTGCGCCGCTTGTCTGCGCTTGGTCCCGGAGGTCTCACGCGCGAGCGCGCCGGCTTCGAAGTTCGCGATGTACATACATCTCACTACGGCCGAGTTTGTCCTATCCAGACGCCGGAGGGTCCGAACATCGGTCTCATTCTTACGCTTTCATCGTACGCGCGCATCAACGATCTCGGTATTATCGAGGCTCCTTATCGCCGAGTAAAGAATGGTAAGATAACCGACGAGGTTGTTTACTTGAATGCGCTAGAAGAAGAGAGTTACAACATTGCTCACGCCGGCGTCGCTTATGATGCGAAGGGCAAATTTACAGAAGAAAAAGTCGAGGCTCGTATCAAGGCTAACCCTGGCATGGCGAACAGAGACGACATTGACTTCATCGACGTTGCGCCGAATCAGGCATTTTCCTTGGCAACCTCGATGATTCCATTCCTTGAGCATGACAACGCAAACCGTTCGCTCATGGGTACGAACATGCAACGCCAAGCAACCCCTTGTATCGTTCCGGAATATCCTGTTGTTTCGACTGGTATGGAGGCACAGATTGCGACAGCCACGGGCCGCCTCGTTGTTGCAAAGAACGATGGTGTTGTAGAGAAGGTGGACTCTCGCAAGATCGTGGTAAAGACCAATGGAGGCGACAGAGACGAATATCCGCTCGTAAATTTTGCCCGTACCAACGACTTCACGGCCTTTCATCAGCGCCCAATCGTGTCACTCAAACAGGAGGTTAAGAAGGGCGAAGTTTTGGCCGACACATCGTCGACCGATCAAGGCCAGATCGCTCTCGGCCAAAATGCCCTTGTCGGCTTCATGTCATGGGGTGGTGCGAACTATGAAGACGCTATCATTATTTCCGAACGCATAGTTAAGAACAGCAAATTCGCCTCGATTCACGTTGAGGAATTCTCGATAAGCGTTCGCGACACCAAACTTGGGCCGGAGGTTACCACCCACGATATTCCAAATGTCGGCGAATCGAAGCTCAAAGATCTTGATGAAGACGGTATTGTCCGTATTGGCGCCGAGGTTGGCCCGAACGATATTCTTGTCGGTAAAATTACGCCGAAGGGTGAGACGGAGCTGACACCAGAAGAAAGACTTTTGCGTTCTATCTTCGGCGAGAAATCCAGAGACGTAAAGGATACCTCATTAAGAATGGGTCATGGCAAGCGCGGTCGCGTTATCGGTGTCAAAGTTTTTTCCCGCGATAAAGGCGCCAAACTCGAATCAGGCATCATTAAGAAAGTCTATATAGAAGTCGCTCAACTCCGCAGTGTGTCGGTGGGTGATAAGCTTGCCGGACGTCACGGTAACAAAGGTATCATCTCCAGAATTTTGCCGGAGGAGGATATGCCATACATGGCCGACGGAACGCCAATCGATGTTATCTTGACTCCGCTCGGTGTGCCTTCTCGTATGAACTTGGGCCAAATCTTCGAAATGCATATGGGTCTTACGGCAACGCGAGGCGGCTACCAGGCCGTTGTGCCAACCTTCCTTGGGGCAACAACCGAAGAGATCAAAGACGAGCTAGTCAGCTCCGGTTTGGCGGAATCAGGTAAAGTCACTCTCTATGATGGCTTAACCGGCGAGAAATTCGAACAAGATATCGCCATCGGCGTCATGTATATTCTTAAGCTCCACCACATGGTTGAGGACAAGATTCACATGCGCTCAATCGGGCCATACTCGCTTATCACCCAACAGCCTTTGGGCGGTAAGGCGCAAGGTGGCGGGCAGAGATTCGGAGAAATGGAGGTGTGGGCACTCGAGGGTTATGGCGCCGCTCACATGCTTCGCGAAATGCTAACTATCAAATCCGATGATATCGTCGGCCGTTCTGCGACCTTCGATGCTATTGTAAAGGGCGAGAAAATCCGCGAGCCGAATATCCCGGCTTCATTTAATGTTCTCTTAAGCGAGCTCAAGGGTTTGGCACTCGATGTGCAATTAGAAAAGCTTGATAAACAAAAGTCGGACGAAGAATAA
- the trmD gene encoding tRNA (guanosine(37)-N1)-methyltransferase TrmD: MRFHIITTFPEIIRPYTEDSILKRAQSSGAISITFYNPRDFTTDKHHKTDDIPYGGGPGMVMYAEPVLRTVESIKSKVESGEGYNKFKIIHFSPAGKQFTNTIAKGYTKYTDIVLICGRYEGIDARVKKILKGDEISVGPYVLTGGELPALIVADAVSRQISGVLGNESSIEEKRVSAHDVYTRPEILEWKEKRYKVPAVLTSGNHKKIDEWKKAH; the protein is encoded by the coding sequence ATGCGTTTTCATATTATCACTACATTTCCGGAGATTATTCGGCCTTATACCGAAGACTCCATACTGAAGCGAGCACAAAGCTCTGGCGCAATTTCGATTACTTTCTACAACCCGCGGGATTTTACGACCGACAAGCATCATAAGACCGACGACATACCATATGGCGGCGGCCCGGGGATGGTGATGTATGCGGAACCTGTCCTGCGGACAGTTGAAAGTATAAAGTCGAAAGTGGAAAGTGGAGAAGGATATAATAAATTCAAGATAATTCATTTTTCGCCGGCGGGGAAGCAGTTTACAAATACTATCGCCAAAGGTTATACAAAATATACTGATATAGTTTTAATTTGCGGGCGGTATGAAGGCATTGACGCGCGCGTTAAGAAAATATTAAAGGGTGATGAAATTTCTGTCGGGCCTTATGTGCTGACAGGCGGGGAGTTGCCGGCGCTAATTGTCGCAGATGCCGTATCCAGACAGATTTCTGGTGTTTTAGGCAACGAAAGTTCTATAGAAGAGAAAAGAGTAAGTGCTCACGATGTTTATACCAGGCCGGAGATTCTGGAGTGGAAAGAGAAACGATATAAAGTCCCCGCTGTTTTGACTTCGGGGAATCACAAAAAAATTGACGAGTGGAAAAAGGCGCATTAG
- a CDS encoding KH domain-containing protein, whose amino-acid sequence MEQDQVFLESIIKALADHPESVKVNRTVDEMGVLLTLDVHPEDMGKIIGRSGNTAKAIRTLLRIVGLKNNARVNLKINEPIGGTGGIKKDDLGVGIENRPLQNTQTTPTKTVDEAMADLKL is encoded by the coding sequence ATGGAACAAGATCAGGTATTTCTGGAGAGTATCATTAAGGCGCTTGCAGATCATCCGGAGTCAGTGAAGGTGAACAGGACAGTTGACGAGATGGGCGTATTGCTCACGCTCGATGTGCATCCGGAGGACATGGGTAAGATAATCGGTCGCAGTGGCAACACCGCCAAGGCTATCCGCACTTTGCTCCGCATTGTCGGCCTCAAGAATAACGCTCGTGTTAATCTTAAGATCAACGAACCGATAGGCGGCACAGGCGGTATTAAGAAAGACGATTTGGGTGTCGGCATAGAGAACCGCCCGCTACAGAACACCCAGACTACACCGACCAAGACGGTCGATGAAGCCATGGCAGATCTTAAGTTATAA
- the rpsP gene encoding 30S ribosomal protein S16: MIRLSRVGRANDPSFRMVVTDSQNSAKSGRFLEVVGSYNARGGKAQLDKTRIAHWLKQGVQVTDTVHNILVNHKLIESKKVSKVGKKKVDPKAKAAAPAA, from the coding sequence ATGATACGATTATCACGTGTGGGCAGAGCGAACGATCCGTCATTCCGCATGGTTGTGACCGATTCGCAGAATTCGGCAAAAAGCGGCAGATTTTTAGAAGTGGTTGGCTCATATAATGCTCGAGGTGGCAAAGCCCAGCTCGACAAAACACGTATCGCGCACTGGCTCAAGCAAGGCGTACAGGTGACTGATACGGTACACAATATCCTGGTTAATCACAAACTCATCGAGTCCAAGAAGGTCTCGAAGGTTGGCAAGAAGAAGGTTGACCCGAAGGCCAAGGCCGCCGCTCCTGCCGCTTAG
- the rnr gene encoding ribonuclease R yields the protein MSKHKQEETHKMGTIATTGKGLGFVAVEGFDDDAMIQQGELNCALNGDTVELELLPRVSKRVGARVVKVLARKKTTFVGTVVRVGDKKSQKPLYDLIPDDTKCYVHFVITNTDFPDLTHEVKAQVEMNAWTDPSVPPTATVTQVFGSAGTHRAEMGAIIAGAGFDNSFTKDIDAAAEKLKHSYAQDLENERAKRRDFSNVLTFTIDPFDAKDFDDALSYQKLANGQHEIGIHIADVSHFVRPGTILDEEAYRRATSVYLVDRTIPMLPEALSNDICSLKPHEPRLTFSAVFTMDDNATILNSWFGRTIINSDHRFTYESAQEVLDHPGKDEKFGQILARMNKFAKLLNERGMKRGAISFENDREVKFELDADGKPIRLIKKERTDSHKLIEEFMLLANRRVAEYASALGSEAGPLGARGAASVSKPVVFIYRNHDIPNVDKVMNLKEFLGSLGHKLHIKGKKLRAEELNEVLQSAGDDPALGALIEKSILRSMAKAVYSTKNIGHYSLAFEHYTHFTSPIRRYPDVMVHRLLFEYLEDRHPDKSELKAYEERCLHSSVREREAMHAEWDSIKYKQSEYLASHVGDEYEAVITSVTDWGMYVETIEELCEGLVSVRDMTDDFYEHHEKAYALVGQKKKRRFRVGDTLRVKVKGTDVAKKQVNFVLA from the coding sequence ATGTCAAAGCATAAACAAGAGGAAACACACAAAATGGGAACAATAGCCACGACCGGTAAGGGTCTAGGCTTCGTTGCCGTTGAGGGCTTCGACGATGATGCCATGATCCAACAAGGAGAGCTCAATTGCGCTCTGAATGGCGATACTGTCGAACTGGAACTTCTCCCACGAGTTAGCAAACGTGTAGGGGCTAGGGTTGTGAAAGTACTCGCACGGAAGAAGACAACATTCGTCGGCACCGTTGTGCGCGTAGGCGACAAGAAAAGCCAGAAGCCTCTTTATGATCTCATTCCGGACGATACGAAATGTTACGTGCATTTCGTTATCACTAATACCGACTTCCCCGACCTCACACACGAAGTGAAGGCGCAAGTTGAGATGAATGCGTGGACTGACCCGAGCGTTCCGCCGACCGCAACCGTAACACAAGTCTTCGGCTCTGCCGGCACGCACCGTGCCGAGATGGGCGCTATTATCGCCGGCGCAGGCTTCGATAATTCATTTACTAAAGATATCGATGCGGCGGCGGAGAAGCTTAAGCATAGTTACGCGCAGGATCTGGAAAATGAACGAGCTAAACGCCGAGATTTTAGCAACGTCCTAACCTTTACCATCGACCCGTTCGACGCGAAGGATTTCGACGACGCACTGTCATACCAGAAGCTCGCAAACGGCCAGCACGAGATTGGCATTCATATCGCCGACGTGTCGCACTTCGTCCGCCCCGGCACAATATTGGATGAAGAAGCTTATCGAAGGGCTACTTCTGTCTACCTTGTCGACCGCACCATCCCAATGTTACCGGAGGCTTTAAGCAACGATATCTGCAGTCTTAAGCCGCACGAGCCAAGACTTACCTTTTCTGCCGTGTTCACCATGGACGACAACGCAACTATTCTGAACTCGTGGTTTGGCCGAACTATAATTAACTCCGATCACCGCTTCACTTATGAGTCGGCACAGGAGGTGCTCGACCATCCCGGCAAGGATGAGAAGTTCGGGCAGATTCTCGCGCGCATGAACAAGTTCGCCAAGCTCCTTAATGAGCGCGGGATGAAGCGCGGTGCGATATCATTCGAGAACGATCGCGAGGTCAAATTCGAGCTCGATGCAGATGGTAAACCAATTCGCCTCATCAAGAAAGAACGCACCGATTCGCACAAACTTATCGAAGAGTTCATGCTCCTCGCCAATCGCAGAGTAGCGGAATATGCCTCTGCCTTGGGTTCCGAAGCCGGGCCTCTGGGGGCTCGAGGCGCGGCTTCTGTATCCAAGCCGGTAGTCTTTATCTATCGTAATCACGATATCCCAAATGTTGATAAAGTGATGAACCTGAAGGAATTTCTCGGCTCTCTCGGCCACAAACTGCATATCAAGGGCAAGAAGTTGCGGGCAGAAGAACTGAACGAGGTATTGCAGTCTGCAGGCGACGATCCGGCGCTCGGCGCGCTTATCGAGAAGAGTATCCTACGCTCGATGGCCAAGGCAGTCTATTCCACAAAAAATATCGGCCACTATAGCCTCGCCTTCGAGCATTACACCCACTTTACCTCACCCATTCGCCGCTATCCGGACGTGATGGTGCATCGCTTGCTGTTTGAATATCTGGAGGACCGCCACCCTGATAAATCAGAATTAAAGGCGTACGAAGAAAGATGCCTGCATTCCTCTGTGCGCGAACGCGAGGCAATGCATGCCGAGTGGGACTCGATTAAGTATAAACAATCAGAATATCTGGCGTCGCATGTGGGCGACGAATACGAAGCGGTCATCACTAGCGTAACCGACTGGGGCATGTATGTAGAAACGATAGAAGAACTCTGCGAAGGTCTCGTCTCTGTAAGAGACATGACTGACGACTTCTATGAACATCACGAAAAAGCCTACGCCTTAGTAGGCCAGAAAAAGAAGAGGAGATTTAGAGTCGGTGACACATTGAGAGTAAAAGTTAAAGGCACCGACGTAGCCAAAAAGCAAGTGAACTTCGTCCTTGCATAA
- a CDS encoding heavy metal translocating P-type ATPase: MATTKKTFPLKGMHCASCVLIIEDALKKVPGVESANVNLANTKATVTYDSAIVTDEHLAGAVANVGYEAVLNSIVQTDDEQKLEKQRELSALLIRVTVSLVLGALVLWGSFPGLMETAPELLKNFWFQLLLATPVQFWAGFTFYRATIPAFKHRTANMDTLVALGTSVAYLYSVFVVVAPQVVQSVGIEPMPYFDVATIIIGLILLGRYFEARAKAGTSEAIKKLIGLQARTARVLRGDKELDIPIAEVVIGDIIRVRPGEKVPVDGTIIDGESSIDESMVTGESIPTDKSKGDTVIGATINKSGTFTFTATKVGSDTLLAQIIKLVEEAQGSKAPIQRIADLVSSYFVPIVMMLAVITFVAWYVFGPAPALLYAILNTIAVLIIACPCAMGLATPTAIMVGTGKGAEYGILIKDAESLETAHKVNVVIFDKTGTLTKGKPEVTEIIALGDIKEKEILQLAASVEKGSEHSLAESIMNKADAEKLLIGRVENFKAIAGQGVYGKVDGKAVYFGNTRLMQSQNIEVQSITAQIEKLESEGKTVMLIAVEGELAGMIAVADTIKESAVEGVKRLISLGIEPVMITGDNERTAKAIGARVGITRILAQVMPAEKESQVRKIQAEGKVVAMVGDGINDAPALAAADVGIAMGTGTDVAIEAADITLINKDLSSVAGAIKLSKRTMRTIKLNLFWAFGYNIILIPVAMGVLFPVWHIVMNPIFASVAMALSSVSVVSNSLLLKRLKLN, translated from the coding sequence ATGGCTACTACCAAGAAGACTTTTCCACTTAAGGGAATGCACTGCGCCTCGTGCGTACTCATTATAGAAGACGCGCTCAAGAAGGTGCCGGGCGTAGAATCGGCCAATGTTAATTTGGCGAATACCAAGGCTACGGTCACCTACGACTCTGCAATAGTTACCGACGAACATCTGGCCGGCGCGGTTGCAAACGTTGGCTACGAAGCTGTACTTAATAGTATCGTGCAAACTGACGATGAGCAGAAGCTGGAGAAACAGCGCGAACTTAGCGCTCTGCTTATTCGCGTCACTGTGAGCTTGGTGCTCGGCGCTCTTGTGCTCTGGGGCAGCTTCCCTGGGCTGATGGAGACTGCTCCCGAATTGCTCAAGAATTTCTGGTTCCAACTTTTACTTGCAACACCGGTGCAGTTCTGGGCAGGATTTACTTTCTACCGTGCCACTATTCCTGCATTTAAGCATCGCACAGCCAATATGGATACGCTCGTCGCGCTCGGTACTTCTGTCGCGTATCTTTATTCGGTATTCGTTGTAGTGGCGCCGCAAGTGGTGCAGTCTGTAGGCATAGAGCCAATGCCTTACTTCGACGTCGCGACAATTATTATAGGCCTGATATTGCTCGGCAGATATTTTGAAGCTCGAGCGAAGGCTGGAACTTCAGAAGCTATAAAGAAATTAATAGGGTTACAAGCTCGCACCGCCCGTGTTCTTCGGGGTGATAAAGAGTTAGACATTCCGATTGCAGAAGTAGTCATCGGCGACATCATTCGTGTCCGTCCCGGCGAGAAAGTCCCGGTCGACGGCACGATTATTGATGGCGAGTCATCAATAGACGAGTCGATGGTCACCGGCGAGAGTATCCCGACTGATAAATCAAAAGGTGATACGGTCATCGGTGCGACGATAAATAAATCAGGTACGTTTACGTTCACAGCGACTAAGGTCGGCTCTGACACGTTGCTCGCGCAAATCATCAAGCTGGTGGAAGAAGCACAGGGGAGTAAGGCGCCAATCCAGCGCATTGCTGACTTGGTCTCATCATACTTCGTGCCTATCGTGATGATGCTTGCTGTAATTACGTTCGTTGCTTGGTATGTCTTCGGCCCAGCACCGGCGTTGCTTTATGCGATACTCAATACGATAGCCGTGCTTATTATTGCTTGCCCGTGCGCGATGGGCTTGGCGACGCCGACAGCGATAATGGTGGGCACCGGCAAAGGCGCAGAATACGGCATACTTATTAAAGATGCAGAAAGTCTAGAGACCGCGCACAAAGTGAACGTCGTGATATTCGACAAGACCGGCACGTTAACGAAAGGCAAACCGGAAGTGACAGAAATTATTGCGTTAGGCGATATTAAAGAAAAAGAAATTTTACAACTCGCCGCCTCTGTCGAGAAAGGTTCTGAACATTCACTTGCAGAAAGTATTATGAACAAAGCTGACGCAGAGAAATTACTTATTGGCAGAGTTGAGAACTTCAAAGCAATAGCCGGGCAAGGCGTCTATGGTAAGGTGGATGGCAAGGCTGTCTACTTCGGCAATACGCGCTTGATGCAAAGCCAGAATATCGAGGTGCAGAGCATTACGGCACAGATCGAGAAGCTCGAGAGCGAAGGCAAGACAGTCATGCTCATTGCCGTAGAAGGCGAGCTTGCGGGTATGATTGCCGTAGCCGATACCATCAAAGAGAGTGCAGTAGAGGGGGTCAAGCGGCTCATATCTCTGGGAATTGAGCCGGTGATGATCACGGGCGACAACGAGCGCACAGCCAAGGCTATTGGCGCAAGAGTTGGTATTACGAGGATTCTCGCCCAAGTCATGCCGGCCGAGAAGGAGAGTCAAGTTAGGAAGATCCAAGCAGAAGGAAAGGTGGTCGCAATGGTTGGTGACGGCATCAATGATGCACCGGCGCTCGCCGCGGCCGACGTCGGCATCGCGATGGGTACAGGTACCGATGTGGCGATAGAGGCCGCCGATATCACACTCATTAATAAAGACTTGTCATCGGTCGCTGGCGCTATCAAACTCTCCAAGCGTACGATGCGCACCATCAAGCTGAATTTATTTTGGGCTTTCGGTTACAACATCATCTTGATACCCGTAGCAATGGGCGTTCTCTTCCCAGTCTGGCATATAGTGATGAACCCCATCTTCGCCTCAGTCGCCATGGCACTATCCAGTGTCTCGGTGGTGAGCAACTCGCTGTTGCTTAAACGGTTGAAGTTGAATTAA
- a CDS encoding cupredoxin domain-containing protein: protein MTPDKIAIVIGGIVVIGAVYKFFLGKKNEQAVSATSGAIEIKVDGGYTPEVVKIPLDKTTTLDFTRTDPTSCLEEVVLGDFNVRKTLPLNQKVSIEITPKKKGTFVYSCGMNMYKGKIIVE, encoded by the coding sequence ATGACTCCAGATAAAATCGCAATAGTGATTGGCGGGATTGTTGTTATCGGTGCGGTCTATAAATTCTTCCTTGGTAAAAAAAACGAGCAAGCAGTAAGTGCCACATCTGGCGCAATAGAAATTAAAGTCGATGGCGGTTATACGCCGGAGGTGGTAAAAATTCCGTTGGATAAAACGACCACGCTCGACTTCACGCGCACAGATCCGACATCATGCTTGGAAGAAGTGGTGCTTGGCGACTTTAACGTGCGCAAGACTTTGCCCTTGAATCAAAAGGTCTCTATCGAGATAACACCGAAAAAGAAGGGTACATTCGTCTACTCGTGCGGGATGAATATGTATAAAGGTAAAATAATTGTCGAATAG
- a CDS encoding sulfite exporter TauE/SafE family protein, producing the protein MNNTHTISIKGMHCKSCEVLIENKLRAIQNIHNIHISHKTGVCQIAYDGENLDMTVVEEAVKSAGYSLGRSASKLWLSNNPMDYAELAASGAIVLLLYAVLSTTGLLDVAIKDEGNASLLTVLIIGLTAGISSCMALVGGLVLGLSAEHAVAHPEATSLQNFRPHIFFNLGRIISYTLLGGVIGYLGSVFLLSQSLLGGITIVVGIVMFVLGLSLVGIFPRISGGIAFMPKRISKMLGIHRDGKEYSHTGAFLMGAATFFLPCGFTQAMQLYAVSTGSFVQGALIMGIFALGTLPMLMGIGWLSAYVKGVVGRYFFRIAGIAVIIFGFLSISNGLAQNGINITLPKIVWPVDNRGSTSATSAEIITENGKQIQILRMNEERSGYVPNNLVVKKGIPVRWIINATFPYSCAASFIVPSLGIRGLLKEGENIAEFTPTKTGTIPFMCSMGMYRGSIEVIE; encoded by the coding sequence ATGAATAACACACATACCATCTCAATTAAGGGGATGCACTGCAAATCGTGCGAAGTGCTTATCGAGAATAAGCTGCGCGCTATACAGAACATCCATAACATACACATCAGTCACAAAACTGGTGTCTGTCAGATTGCCTATGACGGTGAGAATCTGGATATGACTGTTGTTGAGGAGGCTGTAAAATCTGCAGGATATTCACTTGGACGCTCTGCTTCCAAGTTGTGGCTCTCGAATAATCCGATGGACTATGCCGAGCTGGCCGCCTCTGGCGCTATTGTCTTGTTGCTCTACGCAGTACTCTCCACGACCGGCCTGCTTGATGTCGCCATAAAGGATGAGGGTAATGCGTCGTTGCTCACAGTGCTGATAATTGGCCTAACCGCCGGTATCTCGTCATGCATGGCGCTTGTTGGCGGGCTTGTGCTTGGCTTATCTGCCGAGCACGCTGTGGCGCACCCCGAAGCGACCTCGCTCCAGAACTTCCGCCCGCATATCTTCTTCAACCTTGGCAGAATTATTTCTTACACACTGCTTGGCGGAGTTATCGGCTACCTCGGCTCGGTATTCTTATTGTCGCAAAGCCTGCTTGGCGGCATCACAATCGTTGTCGGTATTGTTATGTTTGTGCTTGGCCTCTCACTTGTTGGAATCTTCCCGCGCATATCAGGCGGGATCGCCTTTATGCCAAAACGAATCAGTAAAATGCTTGGTATTCACAGAGACGGAAAAGAATATTCACACACCGGAGCATTTCTCATGGGTGCAGCGACGTTCTTCCTACCTTGCGGGTTCACACAAGCAATGCAGCTCTATGCTGTTAGTACCGGAAGCTTTGTGCAAGGTGCATTGATAATGGGCATATTCGCGCTTGGGACGTTACCGATGCTTATGGGTATCGGCTGGCTCTCGGCTTATGTAAAAGGTGTAGTCGGCAGATACTTCTTCCGTATTGCCGGCATCGCGGTCATCATCTTCGGCTTCTTAAGTATAAGTAACGGCTTGGCGCAGAATGGAATTAATATCACTTTGCCAAAGATTGTCTGGCCTGTGGATAACCGAGGTTCGACCTCGGCAACTTCGGCAGAGATTATCACAGAGAACGGCAAACAGATACAGATATTAAGAATGAACGAGGAACGTTCTGGCTATGTGCCTAATAATCTGGTAGTGAAGAAAGGAATTCCGGTGCGCTGGATTATTAACGCCACGTTCCCGTACTCCTGCGCCGCGTCATTCATCGTGCCGAGTCTCGGTATCAGAGGGTTACTTAAAGAAGGAGAAAATATTGCGGAATTCACGCCGACCAAGACAGGAACAATACCGTTTATGTGTTCAATGGGTATGTATCGTGGTAGCATTGAAGTCATTGAATAG